Proteins from one Candidatus Dormiibacterota bacterium genomic window:
- a CDS encoding DUF952 domain-containing protein, with product MGIAPESVAPGPAPRDIFHITTEADWAHAQTEGVYALSTRGLRLAQVGFVHCAFEAQVSFVANAFFRGVGNLVVLRIAIDRLKVDVRYEDLQGGHELFPHVYGPLNLDAVVATTPLAAGTDGTFTFSVPSAQTMTPPIPET from the coding sequence GTGGGAATCGCACCTGAGTCGGTTGCCCCTGGGCCAGCACCTCGAGACATCTTCCACATCACGACGGAGGCCGACTGGGCGCACGCGCAGACGGAGGGCGTCTACGCCTTATCGACGAGAGGGCTGAGGCTGGCCCAGGTGGGCTTCGTGCATTGCGCCTTCGAAGCGCAGGTCTCTTTTGTGGCCAACGCGTTCTTTCGCGGCGTGGGGAACCTGGTCGTCCTGCGTATTGCGATCGACAGGCTTAAGGTCGACGTGCGATACGAGGATCTTCAGGGCGGCCATGAGCTCTTCCCTCATGTCTACGGTCCGCTCAACCTCGATGCGGTCGTCGCCACCACGCCCCTGGCCGCCGGCACGGACGGCACCTTTACTTTCTCGGTCCCCTCCGCCCAAACCATGACACCGCCTATTCCAGAAACGTGA
- a CDS encoding CAP domain-containing protein: MRSLLSRGALVWLILLAVVAIGYAAPSPYSAPTQHALLVQSAAATTIRQIFDPASELLPREVARRTPTPSAQPRVVAARVPQRTAKPKPVPASAAPSQAVVGSGQWRMINQDRQAAGLAPLQWSPCLANVATGQAARMAAQGYISHANGRSLDLACHLGSRASESIGFQGGGINDAAMNAWFMGDPIHRANIMGPYRYVGVAWVIAPNGTAYLAIEFG; this comes from the coding sequence ATGAGGTCGCTTCTGTCGCGGGGCGCCCTGGTTTGGTTGATCCTGCTGGCAGTGGTCGCGATCGGGTACGCCGCCCCGTCGCCGTATTCCGCTCCCACGCAGCATGCGTTGTTAGTGCAATCGGCGGCAGCCACCACGATCCGGCAAATCTTCGACCCTGCATCCGAACTACTCCCACGGGAGGTGGCCCGCCGGACGCCAACGCCATCGGCGCAGCCCCGAGTTGTGGCCGCGCGGGTGCCGCAACGAACAGCCAAGCCGAAGCCGGTGCCCGCGTCGGCAGCGCCGTCCCAGGCCGTCGTCGGCAGCGGCCAATGGCGCATGATCAATCAGGACCGCCAGGCCGCCGGTCTAGCGCCGCTGCAATGGAGCCCCTGCCTGGCAAACGTGGCGACCGGGCAGGCGGCGCGCATGGCGGCACAGGGCTACATCTCTCATGCCAACGGCCGTAGCCTCGACCTCGCCTGTCACCTTGGCTCGCGGGCCAGTGAGAGCATCGGGTTCCAGGGAGGCGGCATCAACGATGCGGCCATGAACGCGTGGTTCATGGGCGATCCGATCCACCGGGCCAACATCATGGGGCCGTATCGCTACGTCGGCGTGGCCTGGGTGATCGCGCCCAACGGCACCGCCTATCTCGCCATCGAATTCGGTTAG